In Psychrilyobacter piezotolerans, one genomic interval encodes:
- a CDS encoding ABC transporter permease — protein MENKGKKFLINNIVPIVILVMIVMAAPISGLSGGYLVQEMISRLSRNSFLVLSLIIPVVAGMGLNFGIVLGAMAGQLGLIFITDWRIVGMEGIVLAVLISLPIAVLLGILGGYILNKAKGREMITSIIMGFFINGVYQLVVLYGMGNIIPMTNKKIILSRGYGIRNAIDLKNIRQVLDQSMVVKVGEFTVPLFTISIIAALCFFIVWFRKTKLGQDMRAIGQDMEIAKSAGIAVEKTRILSIVISTVLASVGQIIFLQNIGTMNTYNSHEQIGMFSIAAILIGGATAAKASIPNALGGIILFHLMFVISPRAGKELVGSAQIGEFFRVFVSYGIIALTLVLHQWRREQENKAERKKMMDMQLSGGEN, from the coding sequence ATGGAAAATAAAGGTAAAAAATTTCTTATAAATAACATAGTGCCAATAGTAATCTTAGTAATGATTGTCATGGCTGCTCCCATATCCGGTCTGTCGGGGGGATACCTGGTTCAGGAGATGATCTCCAGATTGTCCAGAAACTCGTTTTTAGTACTGTCTCTCATCATACCGGTAGTTGCAGGAATGGGGCTGAACTTTGGAATAGTTTTAGGAGCAATGGCCGGCCAGCTGGGACTCATCTTTATTACCGATTGGAGGATAGTGGGGATGGAAGGGATTGTGTTGGCCGTTTTAATCTCGTTACCAATTGCTGTCTTATTGGGTATATTAGGCGGGTATATATTAAATAAAGCCAAGGGCAGAGAGATGATAACTTCTATAATTATGGGATTTTTTATAAATGGTGTCTACCAGCTGGTAGTTTTATACGGGATGGGGAATATCATTCCCATGACAAATAAAAAAATAATATTGAGTCGTGGATACGGGATTAGAAATGCCATCGACCTGAAGAATATCCGTCAGGTGCTGGACCAGTCTATGGTTGTAAAGGTAGGAGAATTCACAGTACCTCTTTTTACTATATCAATAATTGCTGCTCTGTGTTTCTTTATAGTCTGGTTTAGAAAAACTAAGTTAGGCCAGGATATGAGAGCTATAGGCCAGGATATGGAGATAGCAAAATCAGCGGGAATAGCAGTGGAAAAAACCAGGATCTTATCTATTGTAATATCTACTGTATTAGCTTCTGTCGGACAGATAATATTTTTACAAAATATAGGAACTATGAATACATATAACAGTCATGAGCAGATAGGGATGTTCTCTATCGCAGCGATCCTCATAGGCGGGGCAACAGCTGCAAAAGCCAGTATACCAAATGCCTTAGGGGGAATAATATTATTTCATCTGATGTTCGTGATATCACCAAGGGCAGGAAAGGAATTGGTAGGATCAGCTCAAATAGGAGAGTTTTTCAGGGTATTTGTCTCCTACGGAATAATAGCCCTGACTCTGGTACTGCACCAGTGGAGAAGGGAACAGGAAAATAAAGCTGAAAGGAAGAAAATGATGGATATGCAGCTTTCTGGAGGTGAGAACTAA
- a CDS encoding DUF6672 family protein codes for MKTIGARIGVILAMILLGIFLFISGKEHEVFIENKGEKYTPKNAYYILDGEKEIKIKKKKKKREYIKGVNHTIEVRFKDAGGVEKKVVKEFKTKMGQIITINAAMIESDSWLKIEELKSKK; via the coding sequence ATGAAAACAATTGGTGCAAGAATAGGAGTTATTCTGGCTATGATCCTTTTGGGAATATTTTTATTTATAAGCGGGAAGGAACATGAAGTTTTTATAGAAAATAAAGGAGAAAAATATACTCCTAAAAATGCTTATTATATCCTGGATGGGGAAAAAGAAATTAAGATAAAGAAAAAGAAGAAAAAAAGAGAATATATAAAGGGGGTTAATCATACTATAGAGGTTAGGTTTAAAGATGCAGGTGGAGTGGAAAAAAAGGTAGTTAAGGAATTTAAAACAAAGATGGGGCAGATAATAACAATAAATGCAGCCATGATAGAAAGCGATTCCTGGCTGAAAATTGAGGAGTTAAAAAGTAAAAAATAA
- the nadC gene encoding carboxylating nicotinate-nucleotide diphosphorylase has translation MNFLLIDKVIKDALLEDAVIDDITTNSILDAEAVCEVDLIAKEEGVICGLEIFKRTFDILGGVEIQFMTTEGSVVKPKEIIAKISGTAKNILSGERVALNLIQRMSGIATKTNKMVKILDGTGIKLMDTRKTTPNLRYLEKYSVKVGGGNNHRYNLMDMAMIKDNHIMAAGGSLTKAVLAVRNNHPFVKKIEVETESLDQVREAVEAGADIIMLDNMNVETMGKAIEIIDGKAIVEISGNVDEARITEIRGLKVDYISSGALTHSYRSLDISMKNLKLK, from the coding sequence ATGAACTTTCTGTTAATTGATAAGGTGATAAAAGATGCGCTGTTGGAAGATGCTGTAATAGATGACATAACAACGAACTCTATCTTAGATGCCGAGGCTGTATGTGAGGTGGATTTGATAGCAAAGGAAGAGGGGGTAATCTGCGGATTAGAGATCTTCAAAAGAACCTTTGATATCCTAGGCGGTGTAGAGATACAATTTATGACCACTGAAGGATCGGTGGTGAAACCCAAAGAGATTATAGCTAAGATATCTGGAACAGCGAAGAATATACTGAGTGGTGAGAGGGTGGCTCTCAACTTGATCCAAAGGATGTCAGGGATAGCCACTAAAACCAATAAGATGGTGAAGATCTTAGACGGGACAGGGATAAAACTTATGGATACCAGAAAGACAACTCCTAATTTGAGATATTTGGAAAAATATTCAGTAAAAGTGGGAGGGGGAAATAATCACAGGTATAATCTGATGGATATGGCTATGATAAAGGACAACCATATAATGGCTGCCGGGGGCAGTCTGACCAAAGCGGTGCTGGCTGTGAGAAATAACCATCCCTTTGTAAAGAAGATAGAGGTGGAGACTGAAAGCCTGGATCAGGTAAGGGAAGCGGTGGAAGCAGGGGCAGATATTATAATGCTGGACAATATGAATGTAGAAACCATGGGAAAAGCCATTGAAATAATAGATGGGAAAGCCATAGTTGAGATATCCGGGAATGTGGATGAAGCCAGGATAACAGAGATTAGAGGATTAAAAGTGGATTATATATCTTCAGGAGCCCTCACACATTCATATAGATCACTGGATATAAGTATGAAAAATTTAAAGTTGAAATAA
- a CDS encoding regulatory protein RecX, producing the protein MKILKFQKNKIYLENDEIIDINRDIKAKYRIKTDGEIGVDEYHNIIYDSALSKSYFLLSKRDYTVRDLLQKLRMKYRRSSAVEGQLQKVVSKLSELGYLDDYSYAESYISAKKSLGRKRIEYELHLKGIDSSTIDSIYGEEETDEKKMISDLLHKVKNKEKDKQVAYFMRRGFKLGDILDVLKGLD; encoded by the coding sequence ATGAAGATATTGAAATTTCAGAAGAATAAGATCTATCTTGAAAATGATGAAATTATAGATATAAACAGGGATATAAAAGCTAAGTATAGGATAAAAACTGATGGTGAGATCGGTGTAGATGAATATCACAATATTATCTACGATTCAGCTCTTTCAAAGTCATATTTTTTGTTGTCTAAACGTGATTATACGGTGAGAGACCTTCTGCAGAAATTGAGGATGAAATACAGGAGAAGTTCCGCGGTTGAAGGCCAGCTGCAGAAAGTAGTTTCTAAATTATCTGAATTGGGTTACTTGGATGACTACAGTTATGCTGAATCTTATATAAGTGCCAAAAAAAGTTTAGGCAGAAAGAGGATAGAATATGAACTGCATCTAAAAGGGATAGACTCCTCCACTATAGACAGTATCTATGGTGAGGAAGAGACAGATGAAAAGAAGATGATCTCTGATTTACTCCATAAGGTGAAAAATAAAGAGAAGGATAAGCAGGTAGCCTATTTTATGAGAAGGGGTTTTAAATTAGGGGATATACTGGATGTATTGAAAGGATTAGACTAA
- a CDS encoding L-aspartate oxidase has protein sequence MNYDVIICGSGIAGIYTALNISSDLKIAIITNGKLENCNTYLAQGGITTVRNIEDRESFIEDTLYAGGNENNLETVRLIADEADENIKKLVSMGVPFNRDDHGNLLYTREAAHSKRRILYANDQTGKHIFLTLIEEMKKRENIEIFSEVEILDLIVSDGNSCGVLGYDKDKNILKFWGEKVVLATGGIGGLFKNSTNMRNLKGIGVALAKKHGVGISDVGAIQFHPTAFYDPQSERRFLISESLRGEGAKLRDLEGNRFVDELLPRDVVAASIEAKKKEIGSPYVYLDATKLKSDYLKVRFKGIYENLLEKGYDLAKDLIPITTSQHYFMGGITVDMDGKTSLDGLYACGEIAFTGLHGRNRLASNSLLEGLVFGNRVAMSINREIEDVKLKMYNVEVIQELPRNIDIEKIEEENRKLVIDEILKVREDLKDELSVN, from the coding sequence ATGAATTATGATGTGATAATCTGTGGAAGCGGGATAGCGGGTATCTATACAGCACTTAATATAAGCAGTGATTTAAAGATAGCGATAATTACCAATGGTAAATTAGAGAACTGTAATACATATCTGGCCCAGGGTGGGATAACTACAGTGAGAAATATAGAGGACAGAGAGTCTTTTATCGAAGATACCCTCTATGCCGGGGGAAATGAAAATAACTTAGAAACGGTGAGATTAATAGCCGACGAAGCAGATGAAAATATAAAAAAACTGGTATCCATGGGAGTGCCCTTTAATAGAGATGATCATGGGAACCTATTATATACCAGGGAAGCTGCACATTCTAAGAGAAGAATCCTGTATGCCAACGATCAAACTGGAAAACATATCTTTTTGACCCTCATAGAGGAGATGAAGAAGAGAGAGAATATAGAAATATTTTCAGAAGTGGAGATCCTGGATCTCATAGTTTCTGATGGAAACTCCTGCGGAGTATTGGGATATGATAAAGATAAAAACATATTGAAATTTTGGGGAGAGAAGGTGGTTCTGGCTACTGGCGGCATCGGGGGACTGTTTAAAAATTCTACCAACATGAGAAATCTAAAGGGAATAGGGGTAGCCCTGGCTAAAAAACACGGAGTAGGGATATCCGATGTAGGGGCTATCCAATTTCATCCTACAGCATTTTATGATCCGCAGAGTGAAAGACGATTTTTAATCTCAGAATCCCTCAGGGGAGAAGGGGCAAAGTTAAGGGATTTAGAAGGAAATAGATTTGTAGATGAACTCCTGCCCCGGGATGTAGTTGCAGCCAGTATAGAAGCAAAGAAAAAAGAGATAGGATCGCCCTATGTATATTTAGATGCCACAAAATTAAAAAGTGATTATTTAAAGGTAAGATTTAAAGGGATATATGAAAATTTACTGGAGAAGGGCTATGATCTGGCTAAAGACCTGATCCCGATAACAACTTCCCAGCATTATTTTATGGGGGGGATCACAGTGGATATGGACGGTAAAACCAGTCTGGATGGCCTGTATGCCTGTGGTGAGATTGCTTTTACAGGACTTCATGGAAGAAACAGGCTTGCCAGTAACTCCCTTTTAGAAGGATTGGTATTTGGAAACAGGGTAGCTATGTCTATAAATAGAGAAATTGAAGATGTAAAATTGAAAATGTATAATGTAGAGGTGATTCAAGAATTACCTAGAAACATAGATATAGAAAAAATAGAGGAAGAGAATAGAAAACTGGTTATAGATGAGATATTAAAGGTTAGGGAGGATTTAAAGGATGAACTTTCTGTTAATTGA
- a CDS encoding EamA family transporter, protein MKKNESTTKYIVFVLLGAVSYGVLSTFVKLAYGEGFTLGQIVLSQAGIGCLVLWLMVFLKKLTDKEYRINFNRNDAIKLMLTGIPIGLTSIIYYKSVQEIPASMAILLLFQFTWMGNLVECVLEKRLPSKTQVISIALLLIGTAFSSNIFDGGLSSLTFLGIIYGLLAACSYTAFTFVSGKVATNVDPVERSALMLTGSLIFIVILFPPTFLGDVKIVLPLLKYGVALALFGTIIPPLFFSIGVPVVGVGLTSILASVELPVAILASTTILHERSSMIQWVGILIILIGITLPGYVQKKFKHQVA, encoded by the coding sequence ATGAAAAAAAATGAATCAACAACGAAGTATATAGTCTTCGTTCTATTGGGTGCTGTAAGTTATGGGGTTCTTTCGACTTTTGTAAAGTTAGCTTATGGTGAAGGGTTTACATTGGGGCAGATTGTACTTTCTCAAGCAGGAATAGGATGTTTAGTTTTATGGCTCATGGTCTTTTTAAAAAAATTAACAGATAAAGAGTATAGGATAAATTTTAATAGAAACGATGCAATAAAGTTGATGCTGACAGGGATTCCAATTGGATTAACCAGTATAATTTATTATAAATCTGTTCAGGAGATTCCGGCTTCCATGGCTATATTACTGCTTTTCCAGTTTACATGGATGGGGAACTTAGTGGAGTGTGTTTTGGAAAAGAGACTGCCTTCTAAGACGCAGGTTATATCAATTGCATTACTTTTAATAGGGACGGCATTTTCATCCAATATTTTTGACGGCGGATTAAGCAGTTTAACATTTTTAGGTATAATATACGGACTCCTTGCAGCGTGTTCATATACAGCCTTCACCTTTGTCAGTGGGAAGGTTGCAACAAATGTGGATCCTGTGGAGAGAAGTGCGTTAATGCTGACAGGATCTCTTATTTTTATAGTGATTTTATTTCCTCCCACATTTCTTGGAGATGTTAAAATAGTTTTACCGCTATTAAAATACGGGGTGGCATTAGCATTGTTTGGAACGATTATCCCCCCATTGTTTTTTTCCATAGGGGTTCCTGTTGTTGGAGTAGGTTTGACCTCGATCCTAGCATCGGTAGAGCTGCCAGTAGCCATACTGGCCTCTACGACGATATTGCACGAAAGATCATCGATGATTCAATGGGTTGGAATTTTAATAATTTTAATAGGGATTACCCTACCGGGATACGTTCAGAAAAAATTCAAGCATCAGGTTGCATAA
- the recA gene encoding recombinase RecA → MAKKKESVDKNKALELAMKQIKKEYGDGSIMKMGENVHMNVEVIPSGSINLDRALGLGGFPRGRVVEVYGAESSGKTTIALHAIAEAQKIGGIAAFIDAEHALDPKYAKALGVDVEELLISQPDYGEQALEIADMLVRSGAVDIIVVDSVAALVPKVEIDGEMSDQQMGLQARLMSKALRKLTANLNKSKTTMVFINQIREKIGGFGFGPQTTTTGGRALKFYSSVRLEVKRVGSVKQGDDILGNETKVKVTKNKIAPPFKEAAFQIMYGKGISRVGEILDLGIENDIVAKSGAWFSYGDIRLGQGRENVKARLDEDKDLLSQIEKDVNLILYPVIPVEEKFANEDIEISEE, encoded by the coding sequence ATGGCTAAGAAAAAAGAATCGGTAGATAAAAATAAAGCATTAGAACTTGCGATGAAGCAGATAAAGAAAGAATACGGGGACGGATCTATAATGAAAATGGGAGAAAATGTCCATATGAATGTAGAGGTAATACCCAGTGGAAGTATAAATTTAGATAGAGCATTGGGACTTGGGGGATTTCCCAGGGGGAGAGTTGTTGAGGTCTATGGAGCTGAGAGTTCAGGTAAGACTACTATAGCTCTCCACGCCATAGCAGAAGCGCAGAAGATAGGCGGGATAGCTGCCTTTATCGATGCAGAGCATGCTCTGGATCCTAAATATGCAAAGGCCTTGGGAGTAGATGTGGAGGAGTTGTTGATATCTCAGCCGGATTACGGAGAACAGGCGTTAGAAATAGCAGATATGCTGGTAAGGTCAGGAGCTGTGGATATAATAGTCGTTGACTCGGTAGCAGCGTTGGTGCCTAAGGTGGAGATCGACGGTGAGATGAGTGACCAGCAGATGGGATTACAGGCAAGATTGATGTCTAAGGCATTGAGAAAATTGACTGCTAACCTGAATAAATCAAAAACTACCATGGTCTTTATCAACCAGATAAGGGAAAAAATTGGAGGGTTTGGATTCGGACCTCAAACAACTACAACAGGTGGAAGAGCACTTAAATTCTATTCGTCTGTAAGATTAGAAGTGAAGAGAGTGGGGTCTGTAAAACAGGGTGATGATATTTTGGGAAATGAGACCAAGGTAAAGGTAACTAAAAATAAGATAGCTCCTCCATTTAAGGAAGCTGCTTTTCAGATAATGTATGGAAAGGGAATCTCCAGAGTAGGAGAAATATTGGATCTAGGTATTGAGAATGATATTGTAGCCAAATCAGGAGCGTGGTTTAGTTATGGTGATATCAGACTGGGTCAAGGTAGGGAAAATGTAAAAGCCAGATTAGATGAAGATAAGGATCTTTTGAGTCAGATAGAAAAAGACGTGAATCTGATTTTATATCCAGTAATACCGGTAGAGGAAAAGTTCGCAAATGAAGATATTGAAATTTCAGAAGAATAA
- a CDS encoding PhoH family protein, which produces MNSYIVDTNVIIANPFFMRDFNDCEIIIPIYVLEELDKIKSREGNSGFRARQFFRFFKEIEKNGNLIEGITVDNKVILKTEIQGDLSLIPAGLDPHYVDNKILALMMMEKYKEKTLLTNDVSMRVKASSLGIKCLILDASDKHKLDDLYTGVITCEVTSEMVKKFYTAKEISLEDLKIKSMYPNQFFYGYTEFSYNQIVGKFDEKRNKVIRLKYDDARLYGISPRDVRQKFAMDVLLDPKIPFVTMTSRQGCGKTLLAVAGALEQVLEGNRYEKILIGKNTAPLDKWSYQGYTTGDTEEKLLTHFANYTTTLENIQHLRGKKPRKGVDILQGLIDQDKVEVLDISSILGSSFLNKIVVIDESQSFDIHAMRSMITRIGEGSKLILIGDIAQQTISRLDPDKSGLYASIEWLKELPETAHITLNQVHRSEFVDKASLIFDQKIFG; this is translated from the coding sequence ATGAACTCATATATAGTCGATACTAATGTTATAATTGCCAACCCATTTTTTATGAGAGATTTCAATGATTGTGAGATAATCATTCCTATCTACGTGCTAGAAGAACTGGATAAAATTAAATCCAGGGAGGGAAACAGCGGATTTCGTGCCAGACAATTTTTTAGATTCTTTAAAGAAATTGAAAAAAACGGAAACCTTATAGAGGGAATCACAGTTGATAATAAAGTTATTTTAAAAACAGAAATTCAGGGAGACCTTTCCCTGATTCCTGCCGGTCTGGATCCACACTATGTGGACAATAAAATCTTAGCCCTTATGATGATGGAAAAATATAAGGAGAAAACTCTTCTGACCAACGATGTCAGCATGAGGGTCAAAGCTTCCTCCCTGGGGATAAAGTGCCTCATCCTGGATGCTTCCGACAAACATAAATTAGATGATCTCTATACAGGTGTTATCACTTGCGAGGTTACCTCTGAGATGGTAAAAAAATTCTATACTGCCAAGGAGATCTCCCTGGAAGATCTAAAAATTAAATCTATGTATCCCAACCAATTTTTTTATGGTTATACAGAATTTTCCTATAATCAGATTGTGGGTAAATTTGATGAGAAAAGAAATAAGGTCATAAGGTTAAAATATGATGATGCCAGACTATACGGGATCTCTCCCAGGGATGTCAGACAAAAATTTGCCATGGACGTTCTCCTTGATCCCAAAATCCCCTTTGTTACAATGACCTCCAGACAGGGGTGCGGTAAAACTCTTTTAGCAGTTGCAGGAGCCCTGGAGCAGGTACTGGAAGGAAACCGTTATGAAAAAATATTGATCGGTAAAAATACAGCACCTCTGGATAAGTGGAGTTATCAGGGATACACCACTGGAGATACAGAGGAAAAATTATTGACACATTTTGCCAACTACACCACTACCCTTGAAAATATCCAGCACCTCAGAGGAAAAAAACCTCGTAAAGGGGTGGATATCTTACAGGGTCTGATAGATCAAGATAAAGTAGAAGTCCTGGATATCTCCTCTATTCTGGGATCTAGTTTTCTCAACAAAATAGTTGTAATCGATGAATCCCAGTCATTCGATATCCATGCCATGAGATCGATGATTACAAGGATCGGAGAGGGAAGTAAGCTGATCTTGATAGGAGACATTGCCCAGCAGACAATCTCCAGATTAGATCCGGACAAATCAGGACTATACGCATCTATCGAATGGCTGAAAGAACTTCCAGAGACTGCCCACATCACATTAAATCAAGTTCATAGGAGTGAATTTGTGGATAAGGCCAGCTTGATTTTTGACCAGAAGATTTTTGGATGA
- the nadA gene encoding quinolinate synthase NadA yields MNQLEKLKKLKKEKNAIILAHYYQNADVQDVADYVGDSYYLSEVGRDSDADIIVYCGVKFMAESAKILSPEKKVLFPAHGDATCCMEHQATPGLVLEMKKNHPNAKVVTYINSSSEVKAVSDACCTSSSAVKIVENIDADEIIFVPDQNLASYVAEQTDKKIIPFDGQCNVHHKVTLENIKKLIEEHGEVEILAHPECQKEIRDISTYVGSTAGILNYAKTSPNKEFIVVTERGIQHQLKKDSPEKSFYFPYMICSPMKRVFIETIIDALENEKCEIVMDEELIKKAKVSLLNMHKYAGG; encoded by the coding sequence ATGAATCAATTGGAGAAGTTAAAAAAATTAAAAAAAGAGAAAAATGCAATAATTCTTGCACATTATTATCAAAATGCAGATGTACAGGATGTTGCTGACTATGTAGGAGATTCTTATTATCTGAGTGAAGTAGGAAGAGACAGTGACGCTGACATAATCGTATATTGCGGTGTGAAATTCATGGCTGAAAGCGCTAAGATACTTTCTCCTGAAAAGAAAGTATTGTTTCCGGCTCATGGAGATGCCACTTGCTGTATGGAACATCAAGCTACCCCTGGATTGGTATTGGAGATGAAAAAAAACCATCCAAATGCCAAAGTAGTAACCTATATAAACTCATCCAGTGAGGTAAAGGCAGTGTCAGATGCCTGCTGCACCTCTTCTTCGGCTGTAAAAATTGTTGAAAACATAGATGCTGATGAGATAATATTTGTACCGGATCAAAATTTGGCTTCATATGTAGCGGAACAGACAGATAAAAAAATAATCCCATTTGATGGTCAGTGTAATGTACATCATAAGGTGACTTTAGAGAATATAAAAAAATTAATAGAGGAACACGGAGAGGTGGAAATTTTGGCTCACCCGGAGTGCCAGAAAGAGATAAGAGATATCTCTACCTATGTGGGAAGTACAGCCGGAATATTAAACTATGCTAAAACTTCTCCCAATAAAGAATTTATTGTGGTAACTGAAAGAGGGATCCAGCACCAGCTGAAAAAAGACAGCCCGGAGAAGAGTTTTTATTTCCCGTATATGATATGTTCGCCTATGAAAAGAGTGTTTATAGAGACGATAATAGATGCCCTGGAAAATGAAAAATGCGAGATAGTGATGGATGAAGAGCTCATAAAAAAAGCTAAGGTTTCCCTCCTGAATATGCATAAATATGCAGGGGGATAG
- a CDS encoding ABC transporter permease subunit, whose protein sequence is MEKIKSYVETMGWPRVIIALFLLSMYVAAPFVGLNLGTSISDTLIRFGMNAILVLSLMPMIYSGTGLNFGLPLGVEAGLIGAVISVEMGLTGVFGFWGAIIMAIPFAVIFGWGYSQILNRVKGGEMMIATYVGFSSVAIMCIMWLILPFKSQDMIWAYGGSGLRTTISIEKYWQGALNGIFPMADKIPFGEIMFFGFLAFLMWGFFKTKSGLAMKAVGANPKFALATGVDIDRVRTKSVIMSTMLAAVGIIVYQQSFGFIQLYLAPFYMAFPAIAAILIGGASVNKATVINVMIGTFLFQGILTMTPSVINNLVKTDMSETLRIIISNGMILYALTRKGGKKNGK, encoded by the coding sequence ATGGAAAAAATTAAAAGTTATGTTGAAACTATGGGGTGGCCCAGGGTAATAATAGCGCTATTTCTTTTGAGTATGTATGTGGCTGCTCCGTTTGTGGGTTTAAATCTGGGAACGTCTATAAGTGATACACTGATAAGATTTGGAATGAATGCTATCCTGGTGTTATCTCTTATGCCTATGATATATTCGGGAACAGGATTAAACTTTGGACTGCCTTTAGGGGTAGAGGCCGGATTGATAGGAGCTGTAATCAGCGTAGAGATGGGTCTCACCGGAGTCTTTGGATTTTGGGGAGCTATCATAATGGCAATTCCATTTGCCGTTATATTTGGATGGGGGTATTCACAGATATTAAACAGAGTAAAGGGTGGAGAGATGATGATTGCTACCTATGTGGGATTTTCCTCAGTGGCAATTATGTGTATCATGTGGCTTATCCTGCCTTTTAAAAGTCAGGATATGATCTGGGCATATGGAGGGTCTGGTCTCCGTACAACTATCAGTATAGAAAAATATTGGCAGGGAGCACTCAATGGAATCTTTCCAATGGCAGACAAGATTCCTTTTGGCGAAATAATGTTTTTTGGTTTTTTGGCATTTTTGATGTGGGGATTCTTCAAAACCAAGTCAGGTCTGGCAATGAAGGCTGTAGGAGCAAATCCGAAATTTGCTCTGGCAACAGGGGTAGATATAGACAGGGTAAGAACTAAGTCGGTAATAATGTCTACTATGTTAGCTGCCGTAGGAATAATAGTCTATCAGCAGAGTTTCGGATTTATCCAGCTATACTTAGCACCATTCTATATGGCATTTCCGGCAATCGCAGCGATCCTTATAGGGGGCGCTTCTGTAAATAAAGCAACGGTAATAAATGTAATGATAGGAACTTTTTTATTCCAGGGGATCCTTACAATGACACCTTCGGTAATAAATAACTTGGTCAAAACAGATATGTCAGAAACCCTGAGGATAATAATTTCAAATGGAATGATCCTCTATGCTTTGACTAGGAAAGGGGGGAAAAAGAATGGAAAATAA